GTAATCCGGTACGTCCACATTGGCAGAAGTAGAGTCGAATTCATCATGTCCCGCAATCGCTTGTAGCACATAGGCGGAATCCTCAACGTTTTTCGTCACAGGTCCGATTTGATCCAGCGAGGACGCGAACGCCACCAGCCCGAAACGGGAGACACGTCCATACGTAGGCTTCAAACCGACAACGCCACAAAAAGCAGCAGGCTGACGGATGGAGCCACCTGTATCAGAGCCAAGTGTGAAATAAAAATGACGTGCAGCCATTGCTGCCGCCGAGCCACCAGAAGAACCGCCCGGCACATAGTCAGTGTTCCATGGGTTTTTGGCTGGGAAAAATCCGGAATTTTCGTTGGAGCCGCCCATCGCAAACTCGTCCATGTTCAGCTTCGCAACAATTACCGCATCGGCATCCTTCACCTTTTTGGATGCAGTCCCGTCGTGGACAGGATCGTAGTTCGCCAAAAATTTGCTCGCGCAAGTGGTGCGGATGTCTTTTGTAACCAGGTTGTCCTTCAGTCCGGCAGGCAAGCCGTAGAGAAGACCCAGCTCCTCATTTCCCTTGACCAGACGCTCGTCCAATTGACGGGCATGAGCTAAGGCTCCCTCTTCATCTACATGCAGGACGGATTTGATTTCTCCGTCATGCTCCTTGATGCTAGCGATGGAAGCCTGCACCAGATCCGTTACCGAAATCTCTTTTGCGCGTAGGGCGCTATGTATCTCAGACAATCGCTTGTCAAACAGCGACACAGTGGGTTCCTCCCTTCTCGTTATCCAGTAGGTTATTCGAATACAGCCGGTACTTTAAACTGTCCGTCTTCGTGATCTGGTGCGTTTTTCAGCACGTCCTCACGCGGCAGGGACGGTCTGTTTACGTCTTCGCGCATCACGTTTTTCACGTCTGTAGCGTGGCTGGTTGGCTCAATATTGGACGTATCGAGCTCATTCAGCTTGGCTGCAAAATCAAGAATCGCATTCAGGTCTTTCGTATATCGCTCCGCTTCTTCCTCAGTGAGTTGCAAGCGGGCCAAATTAGCTACGTGTTCTACTTCTTTGCGAGTAATGGCACTCATTCTTTCCACCTCCGAATCGTATCACATAACTTTGATCTTACTTGAAAAGAGCAGGTTCAGTCAATTTTCGCAGGGATTTAGACAGGGAAAACAAAAATGTTTTCGGCAAAAAAATATTGATCGATTATTCACCAATAAAAACTTTGTCTCGCTGTTGTGGTGGGGAGGAAACAGGAGAAAACGCTCAGCTTCTTGTCCCACCCGCTGAGGGATTCACTGCCCGACTCCATGCAAAAAGCGAAACCGCGTCCAAAGTGGTCCACTCAGGATGTATTTCAGAGGTGGACGCTTAAAAGCGTGTTTCGCTTTTTGCATTCCGTCTCGGTCGGTGTACCAAAGATCTTCGCTTATTTCTCCTGTTTCCTCTACGAGCTTTCCGAGTTAATCGTTTTTTAAAGAAGTGAAAGAACGAAGAACCTATTCAGTTACGACAGAGAAGAATATTTCCAGACGTAGCGACTTGTGGAGTCCTACCAAGCGGAGAAGGGATGAGCGGGCAAAAGAAACGCAACCGTGCCTGTTCGACGTAGCGGCTACCACTTTTGCGTTTCCCCGTGAATCCCTTCGGAGCGGACAGTCTACTCTTCCAGTGGGACGGAGCCTGGAGCCTAGTCTGGAAATATTCTTCTCCCCACCGCAGCTGCATATTTAGAGACCTTAAGTTGTTGCTGTAGTGCTGGGGAGGAAACAGGAGAAAACGCTCAGCTTCTAGGTCCACCCGCTGTGGGATTGACTGCCCGTCTCCATGAAAAAAAGCGAAACCCGCGTCCAAAGTCGTCCATTCAGGGGGTATCTCAGAGGTGGACGCTAAGGGCTTGTTTCTCTTTTTTTCATTGCGCCTCGGTCGGTGTCCCTAAGATCTTCGCTTATTTCTCCTGTTTCCTCTACGAGCTTTCCGAGTGATTCGATTTTAATGCTTTATAAAGATGAAAGAATGTGAGTAGTTACGCTAGAGATGAATATTTCCAGACGTAGCGACTTGTGGAGTCCTACCGAGCGGAGAAAGGATTTGCGGGCAAAAGAAACGCAACGTGCCCACGCGACGAAGCGGCTACCACTTTTGCGTTTCCCCGTGAATCCCTTCGGAGCGGGCAGTAATCAACTCCCCGCAGGACGGCGCCTGGAGCCTAGACTGGAAATATTCTTCTCCCCACCGCAGCCACATCTATTAGAAAACTTCATCTACTAAAGAAAAACAAGTCCAAGGCATTTGCCCTGGACTGTGATCTCTTCTGTCGTTTGTTATTCTGCCTTCTTTTTCGCGAGCGCCTGCCCCATCAAGAGAGACTTTCCTTTTTCAACGCCTGTTGCCCATTCGAGCTCGTTGGACTCCAACAACAAAATGACGGTTGATCCAAATTCGAACCAGCCCAGCTCCGCCCCTTTTTCATAACGAGGTGTCCCAGCAATCTTCTCGTGGGTTTGGCGACCGTGCTTGATATTCGTCGTAGCTGTGTTGTAGCAGACCTTCACGCTGCCTACAAACAAGGCTCCTACTTTAACCAAAGCCATATCGCCCAGGCTATCTGTATTGATGTGAGTTACCAAGCGTTCATTGCGGGCAAACAAACGGTCTACATTTTCAATTCCGAGCTGGTTGACCGGATAGAGTCTGCCAGGCAAATAACAGTAACAGCTCAAATCGCCCGTTACCGGCATATGAATGCGGTGGTAGTCCCTTGGACTCAAATAAATTGTGATAAATTTACCACCGTAATAACGCTTGGCCTCTTCCTCCGAACCGCCCAATAGCTCACTCACACTGAACTCTTTTCCCTTTGCTTGAATCAAGGTACCTTCGCAAATATCACCTAACTGCGAAACGGTTCCATCTACCGGGCTGACGATGGTATCTAGGCCAGGTGCAATCGGTCTCGCTGCGGGCTTCAGGCGTCGGGAAAAAAACTCCTTCAGCGTGCGGTATTCCGAAGCCGGCTTTTCTATGATCGACGTATCAATTTGATAGTGCTTTATGTATCGTTGAATGGCTAATCGACTAAAGGGAGTAGCGGTAATTTTGCCCATAGTCCGTGACATCGCGTTTTGTGGCAAGCGATGAATGAGACCTGGGAGCAGCTTTTTGCCCATAAGAAAATGCTCCTTCGTAAAACAACAATACCCTTACTTTACCACTTCTGCTAACAGCCAGTAAACCCCGCACTATTACCAGAGGTTCATCATTTTCTTCGAGAGTCTTGCTATACTATAATCATTCTAACAAGCCAATTATCAGGAGATATCGG
This genomic stretch from Brevibacillus sp. DP1.3A harbors:
- the gatC gene encoding Asp-tRNA(Asn)/Glu-tRNA(Gln) amidotransferase subunit GatC — translated: MSAITRKEVEHVANLARLQLTEEEAERYTKDLNAILDFAAKLNELDTSNIEPTSHATDVKNVMREDVNRPSLPREDVLKNAPDHEDGQFKVPAVFE
- the asd gene encoding archaetidylserine decarboxylase (Phosphatidylserine decarboxylase is synthesized as a single chain precursor. Generation of the pyruvoyl active site from a Ser is coupled to cleavage of a Gly-Ser bond between the larger (beta) and smaller (alpha chains). It is an integral membrane protein.), producing MGKKLLPGLIHRLPQNAMSRTMGKITATPFSRLAIQRYIKHYQIDTSIIEKPASEYRTLKEFFSRRLKPAARPIAPGLDTIVSPVDGTVSQLGDICEGTLIQAKGKEFSVSELLGGSEEEAKRYYGGKFITIYLSPRDYHRIHMPVTGDLSCYCYLPGRLYPVNQLGIENVDRLFARNERLVTHINTDSLGDMALVKVGALFVGSVKVCYNTATTNIKHGRQTHEKIAGTPRYEKGAELGWFEFGSTVILLLESNELEWATGVEKGKSLLMGQALAKKKAE
- the gatA gene encoding Asp-tRNA(Asn)/Glu-tRNA(Gln) amidotransferase subunit GatA translates to MSLFDKRLSEIHSALRAKEISVTDLVQASIASIKEHDGEIKSVLHVDEEGALAHARQLDERLVKGNEELGLLYGLPAGLKDNLVTKDIRTTCASKFLANYDPVHDGTASKKVKDADAVIVAKLNMDEFAMGGSNENSGFFPAKNPWNTDYVPGGSSGGSAAAMAARHFYFTLGSDTGGSIRQPAAFCGVVGLKPTYGRVSRFGLVAFASSLDQIGPVTKNVEDSAYVLQAIAGHDEFDSTSANVDVPDYLSALTGDVKGLRIGVPKELIGEGIDPEVRDAVLAALKQLESMGATWSEVSMPHTEYAVPAYYLLSSSEASSNLARFDGVRYGVRADNAANLIELYKESRSQGFGPEVKRRIMLGTYALSSGYYDAYYKKAQQVRTLIIQDFNNIFADYDVILHPTTPSTAFKVGENVDDPVKMYLEDICTVPVNLAGLPAISVPCGFSKNGLPIGLQIVGRAFDESTVLRVAHAYEQTAGFYGRKPEWVRG